In Granulicella mallensis MP5ACTX8, the sequence CTCGTCTCCGCCACGATAGAGGACACAGGTGTCTTCCAGACTAGCCATGATGGACAGGAGAGAGGAGAGCCTGCTATTTGTCTCCGACAATCCGCGCGCGCGAGCGCCACGCAGAGCAGGAAGACCTACCGTCACGACATGGGGAAAACCAGCATAAGCCTCTCCCCGAGCCCCTGTGGCTCCATACCGGCTCCGAACCAGGTCGCCGTGAGAGACCAGCTGAGGCCTGGCGGAGTCAGGGAGTTGAGCGAGGAACGCCGCGTCTTTCGCGACAACTCCAGAATGGAGACTGTCACTCTGTGCCGCTGCCGTGACCAGGAGCCCTAACACCCAGATAGCTCCCTTGTGCGCATTACTCCCTCCGGTCGCCCGCAACATTGCGGCTTCTGCTTCCCGGCCGATGGCGGCAACCTCCGCTCGTAAGAACCGATCCATTGGAGCCATGCACGATGCGGCAGCCATCGTCGCGAAGTACGGAGCAATAGCCCGCGCTGATCGCTGCATGATATCCAGCGACAGATCCGAATGCGCTCCAGATCCTCGCCGGTCAACCAAACCAGGCTTGGGGGTTAGCTCGGCTTCAGCAACCAGCGCCTGCCGGGCCAACTCCGGCAACTGATCCGCCTCAAGCAACGCCGGAATCATCTTCGTCATGGGAATCATGTTTGCCATTACCAGTTCCTGAACTTCGCGGGTGCTTGGTAGAGGCCGCCGGACCACGCGACCAGGTCTTCCATGCTTCGTGCTGCAAGCAGAGAACGGTTGGCCTGAAGGCGATGGACACCGATGTCTTCGGGATACGCTACGATTCCCTTGCGCCGCAGCTCAGCGGTCTCCTCAGGCTTTGCCTTCAGGCCGACCGGGCTTACACCCGCGACTGCTGCCAGTGCACGGCGGCGCTCTTCGATACCCTCTGTCTTGTACAGATAAGCAATGCCCTCTTCCGTCACCACATGGCTTACGTCATCCCCGTAGATCATGATCGGCGCGATGGGCATCCCTGCCTGCTTCCCGACCTCGACCGCATCCAGCGTTTCAACGAAGGCAGGAAC encodes:
- a CDS encoding triphosphoribosyl-dephospho-CoA synthase yields the protein MANMIPMTKMIPALLEADQLPELARQALVAEAELTPKPGLVDRRGSGAHSDLSLDIMQRSARAIAPYFATMAAASCMAPMDRFLRAEVAAIGREAEAAMLRATGGSNAHKGAIWVLGLLVTAAAQSDSLHSGVVAKDAAFLAQLPDSARPQLVSHGDLVRSRYGATGARGEAYAGFPHVVTVGLPALRGARARGLSETNSRLSSLLSIMASLEDTCVLYRGGDEGLQTVKRGAKEVLVSGGPGSAAGDEALRRLDRELFARNISPGGSADLLAATLFLDAVERGLYDVERDTSLLEGSHGTD